Below is a window of Candidatus Poribacteria bacterium DNA.
CTGAAACTCCGGCCCCCACCGCGGCGGCTCTCTACAATATCTGGCGCAAAGCTAAACAGAAAGACAACCAGAACAGCAAGGACTGAGAGTTTTTTAAATTTATGTGGCACCCTGATCTTCCTCCTTGGATTTTTCGCGAAAAAACTTGACAAAAGCTGCTGAATTTGTTAAAATACTTCTAAAGATGTATGCGAGTTGGATTGATTTCGTTTACGGAATCCGCCTCGCTTTTAAACTTATGTGCCTGTAGCTCAGTTGGATAGAGCGTTAGCCTCCGGAGCTAAAGGTCGGGCGTTCGAGTCGCCCCAGGCACGTTTAAGGCTTCAAATATCCCTATGTTATTAGGATACCATACGGTCAGGAAAAAGTCAAGCGAAATTACATAGGACTTACGCACTAAAAGATTGATAGATGCAGTTCTTAACTGCCCCTATCCCAAGGATAAGCATCTTTGCTGTCCCAAGATATGTGTCTCAGCTCAATTTTGCGTAAGTCCTGTTTTTTTACCGAATACCAAAAAAGGAAAGATATGGCACTTGACGTACGCAACGAACGGCTTTTAGAGTTGGTTGGTGCCGAGGCGGTTATTGAACAACTGGCGACGGGATGCCAATTCACTGAAGGACCTCTCTGGCACGTTACAGAGCGGTTTTTGCTTTTTAGCGATATTCCCGCAAATAAGATGCGCCGGTGGGACTCAGATTCGGGAATGACTGTTTTCCGTGACCCATCTGGAAAATCGAACGGCTTGACTTATGATAAAGGCGGACATCTCATTGCTTGTGAACACGCGAACCGAAGGGTCTCGCGGACGACAGCGGATGGAGAGGTTATCACAATCGCCTCTCATTATGAAGGGAAACGGTTGAATAGCCCTAATGATGTCGTCGTGAAGTCTGATGGTAGCATCTATTTCACGGATCCCCCTTACGGGTTGAGCGCATCGTACGGCGTCGAGTCGGAAAAAGAACTCGATTTTCAAGGGGTCTATCGTCTATCACCCAACGGGGACACATTGACGCTTCTCGTTGACGACTTTGACAGACCCAACGGTCTCTGTTTTTCACCTGATGAATCTATCCTTTATATCAACGACACCGAACGCATGCATATCCGCGCGTTTGATGTGCAACCCGACGGTACAATTGCGAACGGTCGCGTCTTCGGTGAAGAAGAAGGGGACACCGGCAAACCTGACGGAATGAAGGTCGATACGCACGGAAATGTCTACCTAACCGGTCCCAATGGGATTTGGGTTTTCGCACCAGACGGAATGCATCTCGGAATCATCCTCGTCCCTGAACGCGCAGCGAACTTGGCTTGGGGCGGTGACGACTGGACAAGCCTCTTCATCACAGCGAGCACCTCCCTTTATCGCGTGGAATGCAAGGTAGCAGGAGTCGCGGTACCATAATGTCGATGAAAATTAATATTAAACGCATAGACAAAACCCTCCCGTTGCCGAAATATGAGACAGCAGGTTCCGTTGGATTCGATTTAATCTGCCGAGAATCAGCAGAAGTGCCACCAAAATCCATCGTCCTCATCCCTGCGAATGTTATTGTTGAAACACCTCCAGGTTATATGCTAATGGTCTGCGCGCGAAGCAGCACACCCCGCAAATTCGGCTTAATGGTCCCACAAGGTGTAGGCATTGTCGATAACGATTATTGTGGTGAAGAAGATGAGTTACAAATTCAGATTTACAATTTCACGGATGCTGTGGTGAATGTTGAAAGAGGCAGTCGGATTGCACAAGCGATTTTTGTGCGTGTGGAGACGGCGGAATGGAACGAGGTTGAACAGATGCACTCACCCTCTCGTGGAGGATTTGGTAGTACAGGTCAATAGATATGGAACAGTATATAAATGGGCTTCGGCAGATATTAGATACCGGTGTTGACCGACCGGGTAGAAACGGCGTAACCCGAGCACTCTTCGGCATGCAAATGCGATACAATCTCGAAGAGGGATTTCCCGCCGTAACG
It encodes the following:
- the dut gene encoding dUTP diphosphatase → MSMKINIKRIDKTLPLPKYETAGSVGFDLICRESAEVPPKSIVLIPANVIVETPPGYMLMVCARSSTPRKFGLMVPQGVGIVDNDYCGEEDELQIQIYNFTDAVVNVERGSRIAQAIFVRVETAEWNEVEQMHSPSRGGFGSTGQ
- a CDS encoding SMP-30/gluconolactonase/LRE family protein yields the protein MALDVRNERLLELVGAEAVIEQLATGCQFTEGPLWHVTERFLLFSDIPANKMRRWDSDSGMTVFRDPSGKSNGLTYDKGGHLIACEHANRRVSRTTADGEVITIASHYEGKRLNSPNDVVVKSDGSIYFTDPPYGLSASYGVESEKELDFQGVYRLSPNGDTLTLLVDDFDRPNGLCFSPDESILYINDTERMHIRAFDVQPDGTIANGRVFGEEEGDTGKPDGMKVDTHGNVYLTGPNGIWVFAPDGMHLGIILVPERAANLAWGGDDWTSLFITASTSLYRVECKVAGVAVP